From Spiroplasma monobiae MQ-1, a single genomic window includes:
- the nadE gene encoding NAD(+) synthase, translated as MELKEYLDYLVEWLREEVKKANQKGVVVGISGGIDSAVVAALAKKAFPNDYITVWMPCKSSKLDEKCKMELINDLDLKNVSVDLSQTFEVISKSLNDSGIEQSKLALANTKARLRMSTLYSMAQTHNYLVLGTDNADEWHIGYFTKFGDGGVDLLPIVHLLKREVREAAKILGVPYSIINRAPTASLWEDQTDESEIGFSYDLIDDYISGKPVADEVKKRVDHLHDISEHKRNGAPMPKNIR; from the coding sequence ATGGAATTAAAAGAATATTTAGATTATTTAGTTGAATGATTAAGAGAAGAAGTTAAAAAAGCTAATCAAAAAGGTGTTGTTGTAGGGATTAGTGGCGGAATTGACTCTGCAGTAGTTGCAGCTCTTGCTAAAAAGGCATTTCCAAATGACTATATAACTGTTTGAATGCCATGCAAATCAAGCAAATTAGATGAAAAGTGCAAAATGGAATTAATAAATGATTTAGATCTAAAAAATGTAAGTGTTGATTTAAGTCAAACATTTGAAGTTATTTCAAAATCACTTAATGATTCAGGGATTGAACAATCAAAATTAGCTCTTGCAAATACAAAAGCAAGATTGAGAATGTCTACATTATATTCAATGGCTCAAACTCACAATTACTTAGTTTTGGGAACTGATAATGCAGATGAATGACATATTGGTTACTTTACAAAATTTGGAGATGGTGGAGTAGATTTATTACCAATAGTACATTTGCTTAAAAGAGAAGTTAGAGAAGCTGCAAAAATATTAGGAGTTCCTTATTCTATAATAAATAGAGCTCCAACAGCTAGTTTGTGAGAGGATCAAACAGATGAATCAGAAATTGGATTTAGTTACGATTTGATTGATGATTATATAAGTGGAAAACCTGTTGCTGATGAAGTTAAAAAAAGAGTTGATCACTTACATGACATATCAGAACACAAAAGAAACGGTGCTCCAATGCCAAAAAATATAAGATAA